In the genome of Anaerolineae bacterium, one region contains:
- a CDS encoding branched-chain amino acid ABC transporter substrate-binding protein has product MKRRMLLFGTLLVIAGLLLSSCAPAATPAPTAAPATEAAPTATPAPAQEEPTATPAQPAAQVTDEWGVAIIPAGKTIKIGLAGPLTGDYANFGIDISRGAELALEEHPEIKGFKVEFVTQDTQGSPEQGAAVANKFASDPQMVGIVGHIFSGETEASIPIYEKAGIVMVSPSATNPTLTELGSKVFNRVAFTDKMQGEFAAKYIYEKLGVRKVVTMHDGGAYGQGLANVMAEAFKALGGEVLGTQAITPGETDYSAPLAAVAALGPELIYFGGYDTDAAVLVSQMEPAGLKGVIFFGCDGTYGENYLKLAGKAAEGTYSTYVPIPESEAFEKFRARYKERYGDEQGKLSPFSPHGHDAMAIILAALEKVAVVQADGSLAIPRKALADAVRATKDFPGLTGTITCSEVGECAAASIQFMVVKDGKWVVAE; this is encoded by the coding sequence GGCGGCCACCCCCGCACCCACGGCCGCGCCGGCTACTGAAGCAGCTCCCACGGCCACGCCGGCTCCGGCGCAAGAAGAGCCGACCGCCACCCCCGCACAACCGGCGGCTCAGGTCACCGACGAGTGGGGCGTCGCAATCATCCCCGCCGGCAAGACCATCAAGATCGGCCTGGCCGGCCCACTGACCGGCGACTATGCCAACTTCGGCATCGACATCTCGCGCGGCGCCGAGCTGGCCCTCGAGGAGCATCCCGAGATCAAGGGCTTCAAGGTCGAGTTCGTAACCCAGGACACCCAGGGTTCCCCGGAACAGGGTGCGGCGGTCGCCAACAAGTTCGCCTCTGACCCGCAGATGGTAGGCATCGTCGGGCACATTTTCTCCGGCGAGACCGAGGCCTCTATCCCCATTTACGAGAAGGCCGGCATCGTCATGGTCTCTCCCTCCGCCACCAACCCGACCCTGACCGAGCTGGGCTCGAAGGTCTTCAACCGCGTGGCCTTCACCGACAAGATGCAGGGCGAGTTCGCCGCCAAGTACATCTATGAGAAGCTCGGCGTGCGCAAGGTCGTCACCATGCACGACGGCGGTGCCTACGGTCAGGGCCTGGCCAACGTCATGGCCGAGGCCTTCAAGGCGCTGGGCGGCGAAGTACTGGGCACCCAGGCCATCACCCCGGGCGAGACCGACTACAGCGCCCCGCTGGCCGCTGTGGCCGCTCTGGGCCCCGAGCTGATCTACTTCGGCGGTTATGACACCGACGCCGCGGTGCTGGTCTCGCAGATGGAACCCGCCGGTCTGAAGGGCGTCATCTTCTTCGGCTGCGACGGCACCTACGGCGAGAACTACCTGAAGCTGGCCGGCAAGGCTGCGGAAGGCACCTACTCCACCTATGTGCCCATCCCCGAGTCCGAGGCCTTCGAGAAATTCCGCGCCCGCTACAAAGAGCGCTACGGCGATGAGCAGGGCAAGCTCAGCCCCTTCAGCCCACACGGGCATGACGCCATGGCCATCATCCTGGCGGCCCTGGAGAAGGTCGCGGTCGTGCAGGCCGACGGCTCCCTGGCCATCCCGCGCAAGGCCTTGGCGGACGCGGTGCGCGCCACCAAGGACTTCCCTGGCCTGACCGGCACCATCACCTGCTCCGAGGTGGGTGAGTGTGCCGCGGCCAGCATCCAGTTCATGGTGGTCAAGGACGGCAAGTGGGTCGTGGCGGAATAA
- a CDS encoding branched-chain amino acid ABC transporter permease, which produces MNVAAESSKWRTARVKERKVSLGLLLRLGIGLLVLAFFAYRFYGVLARQAYGAETWARLAISGLIIGSVYAVIALGYTLVYGILFMINFAHGEVMMIGAFAGYFVLEAFAASGFSARQPVLAILITFLAGMTVSMLVGISLERIAYRPLRGAPRLVPLISAIGASIFLQNAAQLMFGSMRRTYSNPPALERNVGWVLDVAGKPVSITYTGVLTFAFSVVLMIGLYLLVQRTRLGRAMRAVAENKEAAALMGVDVDRVIANTFAISGVLAGAAGVMWGLHNGIIYHYVGFIPGLKAFTAAVLGGIGNIPGAMLGGIVLGIAESLAPAVLDIPFQLKDVLAFAVLVLVLIFRPTGILGEVLAEEKV; this is translated from the coding sequence ATGAATGTTGCGGCAGAATCAAGCAAATGGAGAACCGCCCGGGTGAAGGAGCGCAAGGTCAGCCTTGGGCTCCTTTTGCGCCTGGGAATCGGCCTGCTGGTGCTGGCCTTTTTCGCCTATCGGTTTTACGGCGTGCTGGCGAGGCAAGCCTACGGCGCGGAAACGTGGGCGCGCCTGGCGATCTCCGGGCTGATCATCGGCAGTGTGTACGCCGTCATCGCTCTGGGCTACACGCTGGTGTACGGCATCCTGTTCATGATCAACTTCGCCCACGGCGAGGTGATGATGATCGGCGCCTTCGCCGGCTACTTCGTGCTGGAGGCCTTCGCCGCCTCCGGCTTCTCCGCCCGCCAGCCGGTGCTGGCCATTCTTATCACCTTCCTGGCCGGCATGACCGTTTCCATGCTGGTGGGTATTTCCCTGGAGCGCATCGCCTACCGCCCTCTGCGCGGCGCCCCGCGCCTGGTACCGCTCATCAGCGCCATCGGCGCGTCCATTTTCCTGCAGAACGCCGCCCAGTTGATGTTCGGCTCCATGCGCCGCACATACAGCAACCCGCCGGCACTGGAGCGGAACGTCGGTTGGGTGCTGGATGTCGCCGGCAAACCCGTCAGCATCACGTATACCGGCGTGCTCACCTTTGCCTTCTCCGTGGTATTGATGATTGGCCTGTACCTGCTGGTACAGCGCACCCGGCTGGGCCGCGCCATGCGCGCCGTGGCAGAGAATAAGGAGGCGGCCGCGCTGATGGGCGTGGATGTGGACCGGGTCATCGCCAACACCTTCGCCATCAGCGGGGTGCTGGCAGGCGCCGCCGGCGTCATGTGGGGCCTGCACAACGGCATCATCTATCATTATGTGGGCTTTATCCCCGGCTTGAAGGCCTTCACCGCCGCGGTGCTGGGCGGTATCGGCAACATCCCCGGCGCCATGCTCGGCGGCATCGTGCTGGGCATTGCGGAATCGCTGGCGCCGGCTGTCCTGGATATACCCTTCCAGTTGAAGGACGTGCTGGCCTTCGCTGTGCTGGTGCTGGTGCTCATCTTCCGGCCGACCGGCATCCTGGGCGAGGTGCTGGCCGAGGA